The genomic DNA AAGCGCAGGGATCATATTAGGGCTACAAGGAATTTTAGAATCCAACCCATTATATTGGCTGCCGATTATAAATATTAATCAATTTGTAACGAAGACAAGGTATATGAATACTCCATTAGTTACATAGACCGTATACCTATTCATGAAAGGAGGTGAAAACAATGAATGATGTGTTAGCGCTGCAACAATTAGCTGCAATACCAGAAGAGCAAGAGGCATTTCCAATTACAATTACATGGACTGTAACGACTACAGCAGCAACTTGGTCGACAGTAAGCAATCATTGTTAATAACTAAACAACATTCATAAGCGCGCATAAATAGGGAAAAGGATAAGCAAACTGCTTATTCTTTTCCTTATTTATTTTATTTCATATATAATGAAGGAAGAAGCTCAGACAACAAACGCTCCAGCTTAAGATAGAGCTATCTTGGCTGGGGCTTTTTTGTACACATAAACTTGGCACCACTTTTAAGGAAGTTATCATAACAAGGAGGATGCCCCAAATGAATTCATTTATCAGCAAACCAATTACAGGCGCTATGTATTATGTTAAGGATTTGGAGTCAGCTTGCCAATGGTATTGCCATACTCTGGGTTTTAGCTTAGGGGAGCATGACTTTAATTTAAATCCAATGTGAACGATCGGGTAGCCAGAGCCACATTTAGCTTTTCGACGAACAACAATGAGGGTACATACAATTTTATACAAGATAGAGGAGTCGAAGTATCAGCGATAAACAAGCATATCGACCATTCGGATTTTACTTTTAACGATTGTGAATCAATTAATGATATGTCAGTTCTATAACTGAATTTAGGGGAGAAATTGAAATCTATGGAAATAAAAGCTGCGACAGATTCAGACTATAAATATATCGTGGAAAGAGACAGACATATCGCTGAGGCTTTGGTTAAGAACAAAATAAATGAACATGAGGTATTCATATTGTGGGAGTCGAATGAAGAAATAGGCTGGATGAGGTTCGGGTATTTCTGGGATAACACGCCGTTTATGAACATGCTTTGGATTGATGAAGAATATCGGGGCCAAGGGCACGGGAAGAAAGTCGTACTCTACTGGGAAGAGCTGATGAGAAAGAAAGGCTTTAGCTCTGTCATGACCTCGACGCAATCCGATGAAGAGGCACAGCACTTTTATAGAAAGCTTGGGTATAAGGATGCCGGATGTTTAATGCAAGAAAATGCTCCGCTCGAATTGATTTTCACTAAAAATATAGTGTAAATGGACTCGGGCTTCTAACCTTTCATGCCTAGTTATTCAGATGTATAATCATGGAAGTAGCAGGAGGGAATTACGATTAAAAAGCTGATGACCGGAATCATCGTCAGTGTTGTATTATCATTGTCTATAGGCTTCTTATGGGAATGGCAACAGGCCATAAACATTACGGGCGGAATTGGAGTTATCATGCTGCTGCTAGCAGGCGTTCTCAATGGGACTTTTGTTAGCGGGGTTCAAATGAGAGCCAATAGAGAGATAGAAACGGCGGAGGATAAAGAGTCTAGAAACAAGTTTTCTTCTATGTTTTTTCTATGGGGACTCCCTTTTTTCCTGATGGCAATAGCCATTTTTATGATCGTAAAGTGAAATTAATTTCCTAGAAAGCGGTGTGCAAAAATTAAGGAGAAAATAATTGCTGTGAAAAAATTAATCATGCTCTTCCATGATTTTTGTATTGGGCGCAACAGCATTAATAATCACTATAAACGGTTTGTCAGTTCCAATGAAAACTGCAATGACCAGTTCTGTTGAGGCGGAATCATCGGAGGAAGCTATACCTGATATAGAATCATCTGAATTTGAGAAAGTTAAAAGCTGGTATGCTTCAAGCGAGGAAAAAACAAGAAAGGTTGAGCTTACAATA from Paenibacillus woosongensis includes the following:
- a CDS encoding class III lanthipeptide yields the protein MNDVLALQQLAAIPEEQEAFPITITWTVTTTAATWSTVSNHC
- a CDS encoding VOC family protein, translated to MNSFISKPITGAMYYVKDLESACQWYCHTLGFSLGEHDFNLNPM
- a CDS encoding GNAT family N-acetyltransferase, yielding MEIKAATDSDYKYIVERDRHIAEALVKNKINEHEVFILWESNEEIGWMRFGYFWDNTPFMNMLWIDEEYRGQGHGKKVVLYWEELMRKKGFSSVMTSTQSDEEAQHFYRKLGYKDAGCLMQENAPLELIFTKNIV
- a CDS encoding DUF5316 domain-containing protein gives rise to the protein MTGIIVSVVLSLSIGFLWEWQQAINITGGIGVIMLLLAGVLNGTFVSGVQMRANREIETAEDKESRNKFSSMFFLWGLPFFLMAIAIFMIVK